DNA sequence from the Penicillium psychrofluorescens genome assembly, chromosome: 3 genome:
GGCTCACGCAAATTGGGGTTCAGCGGGGGCTACAATGTCCCGTTGCAGGCGAATCCGTTTAGTGGCGACATGCGGATCTTGGATTGTGGTGATATCCCGGTGACGTCGTATGTGATCTATCTCTATCGACAATATGAGGGATAACGGCTGATGGAGGGGGATATGATAACGCAGATATGACAACGCTTGGGCCATCCAGCAgattgaagaaggccacAACAGTGTGCTTATGCGCAAGCCGTTTACCGATGCCGACCAGTATGGCCTGTCCCGGGCTGGGAAGACCCTTCCCCGGATTATCACTCTGGGCGGAGACCACACCATCACTCTGCCGCTGCTACGCAGTATCAACAAGGCCTACGGACCCGTGACGGTGATCCATTTTGATAGTCACCTGTAAGAAAAATTGTGTAACCCGGGTCGAGTACCAGAAAACTAATCCAGTCCAACACAGAGACACCTGGAAACCCAAGGTGTTCGGTGGTTCGCCCAGCCAGGTGGCCGCGATCAACCACGGCACCTACTTCTATCATGCTGCGATGGAGGGCCTGCTGAAGAACGACACCAACATCCACGCGGGTATCCGCACGACGCTGTCCGGTCCGTCAGACTATGAGAACGATGGGTACTGCGGATTCGAGATTGTCGAGGCCCGCGAGATCGATACCATTGGCACGGACGGTATCATCAAAAAGATCCGGGACCGAGTGGGGACCGACAACCCGGTTTATCTCTCGATCGATATCGACACTCTGGACCCTGCGTGTACGTGGTTGTGTTGTGTCCGTGTTGTTTGTGGAGTGTTCGAGTCTAACTGTTGGAATCCATAGTTGCGCCGGCCACTGGAACTCCCGAGACGGGCGGTTGGTCTACGCGTGAGCTGCGGACGATCGTCCGTGGACTGGATGGGTTGAACTTTATCGGTGCGGACATAGTTGAAGTGGCTCCGGCATATGACACCAATGCCGAACTGTCCACCatgtatgttttttttttcctctgGTGAATCCTGTCTGATCACATATCACATTGACTAACTCCTGTTAGGGCGGCGGCCGACGTGCTGTATGAGGTGCTCACGATCATGGTCAAGAAAGGACCGTTGTCGATCAGTAATCCAGCCCACGAGGCTGTGATCCGTTCGTCCCCACCGGATCTCTAGTTCTGGCCAGACTTTTTTGGGCCGAGCATTAGGGCAGAAGTGGATTTGGAGCCGGTTCGAGCGTTTCACGCCGGACCATCAGAATTTCATTCGGGAGCAGGGATGAAGGAGACAGGCGGAACCGAGGCTTGCCGGATTGGCTGGCTGGCCCGTCCCTGGCTGGGATAGGCTAGCGATCGGCAGACGCCGGTGGACTTGTCAATGATGGAGTTAGCGCAGTTATACACTCAGGGGAGAGGGGTTCGTAGAAGGGCAAATTCAGGGCCATGATGGAGACAGGCGTTCCTGGTTAGTGATAACCTAAAGGAACATCTGAAACGAACGGAGTCAATaaatggtggtggtggtgaggagTGGATGTGGGGAGGAATCACCCATGGCTTGATGTACAATTCAGGGGAAGAATAAAAACACCTCGCTTGGCCAAAGCTCCACCATACTAGAGTCCTCCAATTCACCTGTTCCGGGGACAGTTCTTGGAGGTAGCATGGTTTCTTCGTCTGATTGATTCTTCGGATGATTGTGATTCCCTTCGCGACCCTTGTCTGTCCTCCTTGGTTCTTCTCCGGGCCCGGACGCATCGCCAAGTGCCCTGACATTTGACACCCGTTGCCATCCCGTAAAACCGAATAGGGGCCAActctttttccctctccACAATTATTATTCCAGACCACCcgcctccctctctcccATCCACGACTCATGCCTACCCTTCTCCCCTTTGAATAACCTTTCTCAACCCCAACATCCACCCGGTGTGGCTTTTGACTCAGGGGAGATGACTCTCTCACCTCCAGGGTCACCGACGGGCCTGCCCCAGCGGCCGATGAGTTCAATGATGCGCACGCCGCGCAGCACCAGTCGCATGAGCGTCGGCAGTAAACATGGGGGAAGTCGCGCGtcagatgaagatggcaagACCGCGGTCAAAGTCGGTATGTCTACATTTCTCTTATCGGCCCCGCCCCCTGGACGCGATCGCTCGGGGTGTGCCTCTTCGATCGCGCGTCGCAAGTCGCACAGTCGCACGCACACCGACGATGCGCCCAAAGACTCCATGTGAATCGGTTCACTAACCTGCAGTTCTGCAGCTGTCCGTGTGCGACCTCCACTTAATCCTACCGATCCTGGTTACGAGTTAATTCCCCAGCGCTTCCAGCGGTCCATGGTTCACGTCACGGCTTCGACCAGCCTGGCCGTGGATGTGCCTCAGGGGCGCAAGCTGTTTGTTTTCGACCGTGTTTTCCCAGAGACCATTGAGCAGGAGGGCGTCTGGGAGTATCTCAGTGACAGTGTGAACTCTTTTGTTCAGGGATACAATGTCTCCATCCTGGCCTACGGGCAGTCCGGCGCGGGCAAATCATACACCATGGGTACCTCGGGCCCTGGCGAACAAAACGATTCAGAAGCAATGGGTAGGTGTGACCATGCACGGTGTTCGTACCGATCCCAGGCTGATTCAAGATCCAACTTCTAGGTATCATTCCTCGGGCCGCCCAGGCCCTCTTTGATAAACTGGACGGATCCTCCAAGCACAACCGCAATGGCTCCAGTTCAACGGGCCTCCGGACTCCTCAGCGATACTCCATGAGCTCTGCCACAAGTCTTGGGAAATtgaatgcggagaagaactGGCAGCTCAAGGCCACTTACGTGGAGGTACATTTTCCACCGGCCGCCGCGGCTAATTCCGGATGCTAATCTGATGTCTAGATCTACAACGAACAACTGCGT
Encoded proteins:
- a CDS encoding uncharacterized protein (ID:PFLUO_005051-T1.cds;~source:funannotate), with amino-acid sequence MFSLTLGFLALSTLAVAHGDHEQIALGPHQGLWYNTLPGDGGTQADSVFSGISTFGRLPYFPCLSSESERYDIAFLGAPFDTGTSYRPGARFGPSGIRQGSRRLNLYGGYNVPLQANPFSGDMRILDCGDIPVTSYDNAWAIQQIEEGHNSVLMRKPFTDADQYGLSRAGKTLPRIITLGGDHTITLPLLRSINKAYGPVTVIHFDSHLDTWKPKVFGGSPSQVAAINHGTYFYHAAMEGLLKNDTNIHAGIRTTLSGPSDYENDGYCGFEIVEAREIDTIGTDGIIKKIRDRVGTDNPVYLSIDIDTLDPAFAPATGTPETGGWSTRELRTIVRGLDGLNFIGADIVEVAPAYDTNAELSTMAAADVLYEVLTIMVKKGPLSISNPAHEAVIRSSPPDL